ataaaaaatataaaggcAATACTATTCTGCAACATCTGTgagataaaagacacaaataggTTGAAATGTAggtgacatttttcaaatgaGTTGAATGAAGAGAATGTATTACCAGCAGTCTATTGTTGAAGTAAGTGACAGACACGGAGTCAGTTGCTAATATGATGGATCTGTTTTGAGCAAAGATGGTCCATCACTTTTAGGGTCTTCTGGAAACATTTTCGTTGTGAGTTTGCAGAGCGTTTGAGTTTGCAGGTGTTGTAAGTCTATTTGCATGCGCTTTCTCATGTTGCAGAGCGTTGAGGTCTCTCAGCCACTGTAGGAACCATGAAGTCTGTAACAATGTGGTAAcactatatttttttatatatatcatcTTCCATAAcgcttaatcctcactggggtcatgggggttgctggagtctattccagctggcattgggcgagaggcggggtacaccctggacaggtcgcagGGCTAATGCATAGACAAATAACCGTTTGCACTCACACATACCTAGGGTCATTTTAGAGTCATCAATCAGCCTCagtctttggaggtgagaggaagctGGAATACTCAGTGAAAACCCTCGCGGAGACACATCAGGGCTAACCACCAAGCCACTGTGCCAcccatatatacacacacacacatagaggagTTAAACTGgctgattagtttcaccttGTTTCAAAGATAAATACAGTTAGGTGTCATCTGAATAGCAACTGGCATTTATTCAATGTCTATCAATATTATTGCCCTAGGAGAGCATAATGTAAAAAAGAATTGGCACTAGAACTGTAACTTGTGGATCTCCATAACTAATGTTTGTGTAGAATCATTGTTGACATAAACACAATAATTAAAGTAGCTTAGCACAGTTCATACGGTTAAAGTTCCACTCTGTGAGGTAAGTGCTCTTTCCGTGCCACTCTAAATCCCGTATGAAAATTCTTTAAAGTACACACTCCTGCTTATTTAGTCACGTAAACGATTTGACTGAAACAATTCGACATGCAGGATCGGGTCTGAGTTGAAAAAGCTCCCTAAGCTGAAGATTTGTTTACCATACTAGACCAACTTCTTAGTGCAACCAGTGCATCCGATTACTCTGATACTTTGATTCGGAAAGTGACGCGACCCAAAAACTTGTCTCGGTCATCGTTGTTATGCAGGTTCGAACCTTCAAGTTTACACTCCACCATCTGCTCAATGTTGTAGTCTTCTTTGGTCAACATCACCTTAACTGCAACCAGAGGCTGAACATAGTCAGGCTGTAAACACAGAGAGATCTTCAGTTAACACTCGGAGAGAGTTTCAGAGTGAACAATTCAACACATAACCATGTCATATCAAAACCAGTAAAAACCCgtcatgacaaaataaataaaaaagctacAGCTGGAAGGGAGGTGATGCAGAGACCTGTTCAAACCTCATGAAATAATGCAAATCATACAAACATTCATTGCAACAATGAAGATGTAAACTGGGCAGTAGAAAACAATGCTCACATATTTGACCCTTCAGCCTCAGCATCGGTATCTTTTTTATACAAAGTTTTTAAAATTCATATTCATGTGCTTGTACATACTGTTTCTGTTTAgtattcctgctgtgctctgagccaCTGCATCgaaatttcattttgatggaaatctaaatggaaaagtctgtttttgtctcgGTCCAAGTCTTCATTGAAACATCCTCAGTAGTGATGACTGGTTGGAAAGGGATCAGCaaccatcaaaacaaaaaccacgAAACCAGAAACGAAAACATATGCACATCTTGTGTCTGAGGAAACATTAAAATTGCGCTTGTAAACTTCTTTTCTACTTCGGTCTGCCCAATTATATACACAAACTGACCAAGGCAAAAACTTTATGTCCAAGCTGTTCGCTCAAGTCCTCATCACTGTCAATGCGCCACAGAAAGTACAGTGCCTTTCACCCCAATCCCATGGCATGCTCAAGGATTTTCATCAGGGCTTAAACTCTGATTACTGAGAacgaaaaactctccagaaggaggaaaaactcaaagaaacaaatcgaaaaacacaaaaacgctccaaatggaggaaaacctcaggactaaggatctaaactaaggaaagaattaacaaacaaaaattctCTTGTCAAGAGGAATAACTGGCTTACTTGAAAACTTCTATGGGGTgtagacatgaaacaaggcacGGGTGCAGGTCgaggacgataacactctggcacaagacaaggggaacacagactacttaaacacatggagggaaataggggacaggtggaaacaattagggcaatcagactgagacacatgaggaagggcaagtgacctgaaacgagaggagaattacttttcaaaataacacaggaaatgacaggacaaaacaaacccaagacaagacatcttcaccacggtgtgacagtcTAGACACTGGGAAAGACTGCGATGAAGGTCTGCCTTTCCTCTAAGCTGCAAGGGAAACCATGCAGGAGTCAACTTGTTTCAGCCCTGCAGAATTAGTTCCGACGTGCTGTGCGTGGTCCCCTCTGTCTACTTCAAGAAAAGTTCCTGTTTGTTACTGTTGGTCACAATGTGCTTGTATTAAACTGTTGCTAAATGTACTGTTCTTGAATGTTGCCTTCCTATTGACACCAGCGCACCAGGTGAAGCAAATAAAGGACTGATGGCGTGCAGTTCTCCCCAGTCAAACAATACTCAGTTATGTCGTCTCTCTTAATATGCTGTGTACCCGGTATTCCAGCTCTTTATGATAACTGTGCCAACAGCTTGGCTATGTGAGTCAATTCAGAGAGTGGTTTCACGTGGCATGGGAAGCTGCACGCCGTACCTCAGGTGTTTCTCAGGAAAAGATGAGTTTTTCAGTTGTGACAAAGTGATTTTCTCCCCCTCTCAAGTTTTGCTTTTTAAGCCATGTTCGGTGGCCTATCTATGATTGAGAAACAGTTATGTGAAACTGATTTTGTTGTCACTGCAAAATAAAGACTCGTGAATATGCTGAAGCTGAAGTTCTCCCGCAGTGACATACACCCTCAGTGTAGCCAGTGTCACCTGTTGAATCGCTGTCCgaatttaaaaacatattaaatgatTTGAGTTTTCAAGACATGGTGCCATTGGTTTGATTCTTTGAGGAAagctgataaataaaaataataataattgattaatttaaaaaaaaaaaaaggaaatactcACGTGAGCTTTCCTGCCATAGTATGGAAAAAACATCTTGTCGAGGCGACCCTTAGATGGGAAATACTGCATCTGTAATGGAGTGTCTCTCTATCAGAGAGAGGccaaaacacatacagtaaaaatgtgagcagaccaaattaaattaatgaattaattaaataatagtTGTCAGAGTGTGTCTGGTGTGGGTTACCTTGACAGTACAGTTGATGTATGGATCTCCTCTTGGTTTCAGGCCAATgacctgcagacagacagatttaattaattaatttgtcagttctttggctgttgggacagcacattattaattattattaatgatgtCTTAGTTCCATTAAGACCCTTCACAGTAAATCAGGATACCAATAACGAATCAAAGTAAACAGACGATCATTGGCTCATCACAGACAAATATTTATCAAACTGACGATGTAGTAACCTCTGAACAAATTGAGAAATCTTTCACTGACCCGGTTCATCTTGACAATGATGCAGGGTTTTCCATCCTTGTACCCAAAGCTAGAGTCCATCAAACCAGAACACTGACGGAGAATGCTGCGTTTGAACTGACAAACTTTCTTTATGGGCTCGTCATCCTGCTCAGTGTATTCATCCACAAGACACAAGTCATTACGCTTCTGAATGCTGTCATTataatctgaaaacaaacacaaaaagcaggAAATATTACCTCCTTGGGCAACAATAACatagacctcatagaaccatactgtcccaacagatcactaccatctctaagtgcaggtgtgcttgtggttcctagaggttctaaaagtagaatgggaggtagaaccttcagctatcaggctcctctcctgtggaaccagctcccagtttgggttctggaggcagacacagtctctacgtttaaggtcaggactaagactttccttttagacaaagcttatagttagagctggacttagctgctataggcctaggctgcagggggacaatgcactgaggacatgtcctctcctctttcttctctggctcctgtcctctaatctcttataatttattttccctctcttataatttattttctattactaaccgtTATTCTCACTCTCTCCCCACTGGCCTTCAGCAAATGACTCCTCCATATGAGCTCATGAtgagatcatcagctatgtgttatattactagatcctacatgtttccttcagcttgatgtttttatctatgacagaagttagtttatcttgtttctcctgttcttcttctctctctcaatcttctctggttctacctggctggtcttcagcagatggttcctccatatgagctggttctgctccagatttcttcctgttaaagggagtttttccctcaggctgctctggaggtttcaggctgttttttgtgaagcgtcttgagacgatttgtgttgttattggtgctatataaataaaattgaattgaactgaattaaattgaagATCACAGTGTTTCTGCAGGGTGACTCTTGCTTGACTTAATCTGTTTTAGTTCAAATGTGGTGTTCATGTTGTCACTCACGCTGCAGCAGGTTGTGCAGTTGTTGAATGTAGAGTTTGTAGTTTGTCTGGTCAGAGCGGTTGAAGGAGATTTCAGCTGCATGAGGACGAATCACcaaacctaaaacaaaacaaatatcgGTGATCATTAAACACTGAAGACCAACCGAACCTGGCTGGCAAATAAATGATACCATGGTTCATGTGAgcttcatgttcatgtttaacaTAACACGAGGAAGTGGAGTGTGTTGGTGAACACCTGGATTGGCCACTCGGTCCTGATATCGGGGGACATTTTCGTTGAGAGATTGTAACATCGCCCACATGGTGAGAGAAAACATTCCAGCCAGAAACCCgtaaaagaagaagtagaagaggaggatgagaccTGAAGGAAACAACTTCATGTTATTTCATTACACGGACAGAATAAAGACAATGGAACATATCAGACCACAACCTGGTCTACCTCCAGCCCTCCTACATCCTCTGCATACAGAGGCTGCATGCATCCAACCGCACATTCAGAGAGCGGACACCTGAGGCCAGTGTAGACCTGAAGGACTGTTTTGGCTGCACAGAATGGAGTGTACTgttaatagaaataataataataacaataataacacattttatttataatgcccttTTCATAAAAAGATCTCAAAGGGCTAcaggttaaaaacaaagaaaaaaaacatataattttggggaaagagaaacaaaaacaagataagaCGGTTTGGCAGATATGCgatgtttaaaacatttatctcCTCCAGACACGTGGTGAGTTTTGAAGGAGATGTGGGTGATGATGAGGGTGGAGTTGCGACTGTGGCATTGGCATAAAGCTGTGTGTCATCAGGGTACCAAGATGATCCTACTCCTCTCACAGAGGAACCCCGACCCTCTCCTCCGGCTCTGtcgtctccatctcctctggcTCCACACCAACTACGCCGCTCCATGCCGTTGTTTACACCCGCGTCGCAGCGTGCGTCTCGAATACCTGAGGCAACTGTCTCAGTGAAGCCCGCGTCCCAGGTGGAGCTTCGGCAGCCCTCTGTGCCATTGGCCACACGACATCTGGATATTCCTGACGACTGCTCCCCTGTTCTTGTTGTTGGAACTTCTATGGTACGACACGTGGAGATCAGCAGATACAGCACTTCCTGCCACCCAGGTGCGCTCGTTACGGATATCAATGACGTCATCCCACAGGTGCTCTCTCAACGTCCGTCAGTCTCTACTGTGGTCGTTCGTGCGACCTCAAACTGCAGCAATCGGAGAAGGTTAAGGAGAACTACATCTCCCTCGTAAGTACTATTATGGACTCCAACAAACAGTGTGTAGTTTCTGGGCCCTTTGTTCCCCCCTGTTTAGGTGATGTAAAATTCAGCCGACTAAGACAGCTCCACATCTGGCTCAAAGGATACTGCCGCAGCCGAGACATCCCATATGTGGACAACTTCACCCCTTTCTCAAAAGAACTGACCTCTTCAAAAACGACCATTTCCACCCAAACCTTATAGGATCTCGCCTCCTATCCCTGAACATTGAACTCACCCTGCACTCCTGCATGGCTTACTCTGTTTGACGGTCACCAATTCCACACTCCAAGAACTATAGCAGTCCAGTGATAATCTCATCTATCCCAAACTTTACGTTATCACAAACTTTAGGCCTAAGAAATGCACTTCTGATCTCACCAGTTCAGCTAACCTCAGTAATCTTGTCCATATCTCTCCAGTTATCAGCTCCCCACATAGAAATGcacctcaaaaaataaaaataaaaatggctctATTAAATCTCAGGTCActtacaaataaatcatttttaataaatgaactcATTAGTACCCACAGTCTAGACTTCACTCTACTAACTGAAACCTGGCTGGATAAAAATGGAACCGCTACACTCATTGAGACTGTACCTCCAAACTTCAATAAGGAAGTCCACCTTGGTGAATTCACATCATTTGAATACCTTGCCTTGTCAGTACACTGCAAATCTACAGTCTTAATAATAACTgtccataataataataataataataataccgtCCAGCAAAATCCAAATGTGGATTTCTGGAAGATCTTTCTCAGCTATTATCTAGTTTCGACTGATTATGACTGTCTAATTATATCTGGTGACTTTAACATTCACATTGACATTGAAACTGATCCAGAAGCCATAAGACCTCTCTCAACATGTCCGTGGACCCATCCACAATAAAGGACATACTCTTGACCTTGCCATCTCAAAAGGACTTAACATTACAATGCCTCTTGTTGTGGATGTAGCTTTTTCTGATcactgttgcatttattttgatgtttctgCTTTCCCTGTAAAACGTAACAGCTCTCAATTATTCAAAAAATGCATAATTAATGACAATACTATCGAAAGCTTTCAGAAGAATGTAAAAGAGATGTCACTATCCACAATATCTTCAACTGGGGACCCTGTGGACAACTTCAActcaaaaatacaaagtgtctTTGACAAAATTGCACCACtcaaaactaaatatgtaaaaaaacaaaggctcCCTGGAGAAATGGAGTGGACATCAGATGCTTAAAGAGAAAGTGTCCTCAGGCAGAGCgacagtggagaaaaacaagacttcaggttcacaatgacatttacaagaataaactgaatgactatAACAAAGCAATCAAACAGGCTAGACAATCATTCTTTTCTAaaattatcaatgaaaatataaataatagtaaagtgCTTTTCTCCACTTTTGATAGACTTGTTAGCCCACCATCCACCATTCCCCCTGAAATGTTGTCCTCAGAAAAATGTGAtcaatttgcttttttctttaataacaaaatcatTTCTATTAGACAAAACATTAGTGCCCTTAAATCTAGCACTGAACTCACCATTCCTTTCTCCAGGAACTCCACCTGTGTCATGTCTCACTTTAACTGTCTAGATCTGACAGAACTTGACAAtattgggttagggttagggttagggttaaggtccTCGACCTGCTGCCTGGATCCTCTCCCAGCTCCATTTTTCAAAACTGCCTTTAACTCCCTAGCACCCGCGGTTCTACATATCATTAACGTGTCTCTTCAGTCAGGAATATTTCCCACGTcactaaaaacagctgtcatcaaaccacttctgaagaagaacaatctGGATCAAAGTGTTATTGCAAATTACAGGCCCATCTCCAACTTACCATTCTTTAgcaaaatacttgaaaaaacagtttacattcagctcaAGAATTATCTAGCATCAAATAGCCTTTTTAGACACTTATCAGTCCAGTTTTCGTCCCCACGATGGCACAGAAATGGTacttattaaagttttaaatgatctacGTGTAAACACAGACTCCAAAAAAATCTCAATTCTTGTTCTACTTGATCTTAGCTCTGTGTTTGACACCATTGATAACAAAATTTGACTGGAAAGGCTTGAAAGGTGGTTTGGCTTGTCTGGCCCAGTTCTAAATTGGTTCAGAACCAACCTTCATGATCAGCAGTTTTATGTCTCCATTGGTGAATTCAACTCagacaaaatgaacattacatgtGGGGTACCTCAAGGGTCAATTCTTGGACCACTGCTGTTCAGTCTCTACATGCTTCCGCTCTCTCATGTCATACGCAAGCATAATCTCAGTTACcataattatgcagatgattCGCAACTTTACATTTCACTACACCCAGATGACCTATCACCCATAATATCCCTCACTCAGTGCATCAAATATATTAATCAATGgatgtcagaaaactttttacaactaaacaaagacaaaacagaaataatcatctttggtgcacaggctcagagactgaaaatcgcaaaacatctcaactctctctctTGATAGTAAAACTGAAGCAAGGAACCTGGGCGTAATTATTGACAGCAATCTAAATTTCAGACGTCATATCAATCACATTACAAGAtcatctttttatcatctcaaaaatatctccaaattgagggtctttctgtcaaaatcagactCGGAAAAATGAATCCAGGCGTTTATAACAAGTAGATTAGATAACTGTAATGGAATGGAATTGTTTATCAAATATCATCACACCtgttcttaaatctttgcactggttacctgttagaacaagaatcagtttgaaaatactgctcctggtttataaagcactacatggtctagcacctcagtacatcacagatatgctcatcacttacaTCCCAGCAAGAACACTTCGGTCAACAGGCAGTGGCCATCTACTTATCCCTcgcaccagatccaaagaaggggaggcagcttttaCTGTAAATGCCCCACATGCACTCAACCTTTCaattgattccaaactgatttttatgtaactgtttgtattgtaactatgtTTACCTCTTGTAAAGCAGAGTcttgagtctgccttgtgcatgaaatgcgctttataaataaaattgaattgaattgaattaacaaaactaaattcttgacggTTTTGTTTCACagtgtcagttctcaacatcgTTGGAATCAAAgtgaacaaataacagagaatgtgttcaaagctgaacagaaactaaatgaagcatcagatgatcagattaatatttattagcagcagtagagctctaatcctggctccATGTTCCCACCAGTCTTTCACATTGTTCACAGCTAATCTGCTCCCGTTCTTCTtcaattactacttttaattcttctaaatttgttggtttgctctttgaaacagaccttttgataatccaccacagatttaaaatggggctcatgtccagggattgaggggccactctaagacctggatcctgtgctcctgcagccaggttctactggtcttggatcctgtgctcctgcagccagggtctactggtcctggatcctgtgttcctgcagccaggttctgctggtcctggatcctgtgctcctgcagtcaggttctgctggtcctggatcctgtgctcctgcagccaggttctactggtcctggatcctgtgctcctgcagccaggttctgctggtcctggatcctgtgctcctgctgcctggttctactggtcctgtgctcctgctgcctggttctactggtcctggattctgtgcttctgcagccaggttctactggtcctggatcctgtgctcctgcagccaggttctactggtcctggatgtgaGTCAAGGGGCTTTATCTGgtagaaacatccagtttggacctcgaCGGAACAGAGCACGTGCATAAGGGACCGTGTGGGTTTGGAGAACGGCTCAGTATTTGTCAGAGTTCAGTGTGTGATCACAGAGTGAGAtgagcaacaccagcagcactcatgcatcaaaccatgatgctgcctccaccatgtattgatgatgatgatgatgatgatgatgatgaaaaccctttattgtcactaggctggattattgtaacttgttactgtctggctccaaatactctttaaaaagcctccaattgattcaaaacgctcaTCATCAAATGCTCATATTACTcaagtattagcttctcttcactggctccctttataatctagaattgaatttaaaatcctcctccttacatacaaggccctgaaaggccgagctccatcatatctgaaagacctcatagaaccatactgtcccaacagggGGGGTGAGAGGGACTCTAACGTCAAACAGAACAAGTGATGTCACTTTGTGTTAAGTCTTTTCACAGTTCAGCCTGAATCCTGACACCTCTCATCTGTCTCCTCATCTCCTGGGGTAACATACCAGAGTTTGTCTGATTCagtcatttattaaatgaaggAGTGAAGCCAGTCAACACATTTAACCCATACAACAAGCTGTTTACaccattcagtttgttttacatCCTCTGTTTatacagggttagggttagaaagAGAAACCTTACCCCAGCTGctggattagggttagggttagaaagAGAAACCTTACCCCAGCTGCTAGCGGTTCGGCCCAGGAATTCTCCGGTTCTTGGGTTGTAAATAAAATTGTAGGagtcttccttctcttttttctttccccccatctttccttcctctttctctgcatttgtttgctctttttcttCCGACTTCATCCCTCCCGTCGCCACATcgttctcctctctctgccccTGGCTGGACAACATGTTATAAACTGGGACTGAGTGTCCAGCTCTGTGCCTCCAGCTGTAGGGATGTAGACACCAAGCTACAGCCTCATGTCTCCTGAtctgattaaaaacacagagctaCAGCTTCGTGCCTGATCGTTCTAGAAATGCTGAAAGGCGAGAGCAGGGACCGTCTACAAAGTACAACGCTGCAGAAAGAGTCAGGACCTGACATTCGCTGCACAGTCACTACAGGCTTAGGTCACTACATATATAataagctaataaaaaaaaatgtataatttgtTGGATTAATGGAAGAATTTTAATCAGAATGTTTgcattaaggaaaaaaaatattccaaaattTCCatctgtatatttaaaaaaaaaaaaaacatccatctaATCTCATACCTGATAAtccaataataaatatttgttgaatatctaaatctctctctctcaaataATAATCTCCACCGTCACACTTTCTTCAGCTAAATCTgtagttgatttatttatttatataacaatTTTagtattatacatatatatatatatgtgtgtaaatatatatacatatatatacatatatatatatatgtaaaagcAATTCTCGTATAAATTTTTGTATAAATCTAAATTCTAATGGTTTTTTCGTGCATTGTTCTCTGGGCCTGACTACTACTTTGTAGACGGTCTCTTCTCTCACCTTCCAGCGTTTCTAGATCAGGAGACACGAGGCTGTAGCTCGGTGTCTATGTCCCTACGACCGAAGACACAGAGTAGGACACTCAGAGACTGAAATGTCTTCCAGACCCAGTCAGCTGtatacacaatcacacacacatacccaaTCACGTTACATGTCTTCCTATATCAAGATAAGAAACCAACAATTAGTCATACAAGATTAATAAAATCTAGAAGAAATAGAGGAGTACCAGATGTTTATTCGTACAATTTGACTTTTAATGTCAGAATCCCCTTATTATGGGCTTATACGTGTAAGATTTCAtctcaattaattaaaaatgtgtctaaaaACACTTTTGATCTAAaagattatacattttttactTATCTACAATTAAAAGGCATCCTAAAATCACTCttctcaaaaaataaatccactgggctcaacaataatatataaaggAGGATTGCTTCAGGTAGTAGAGCTGCGGTTCTATGCCTCTTCAGACAAGCTGCTATCCATTAAACAACAAAGGGAGAGGAACTTGGGTTTATCTATTACCACAACCCAGTACAGCACTGTTTAAAGAACACCACAGTTAAATCCAGATGTGTTGGATATAAAATTTTACAAATCAAAGTGCAGGGCATATATTACACCATGCAGATTAAAGAGAATggcctttgtgtttgtgggcATGGATGTGTAGAGGCGGACACAGTCATCCACATGTTATGTCACTGCCCTCAGGTGAGGACAGTGGGGTCAGTGTGATTTCAAGTTTGTCTAATATTCTTGAAGTTGCCCCTGTGTCCATTAGTCTTTTTTTAGACTCAATGATAGGAAACATAAAGTCCTCTCCCACACATCTTGTCATTTCATTAGCTTTTCTGTCTGTAAAACGTATTATTATGATGAATTGGAAGTCATACAAGTAAAATTGCTTTAGCCTGGATAACTGGCTGAAGGACTTCATGGATCTACTACTTTGGTACTTTGGTTGTAATGATTGATTATCTGTGTGTGCACCCAACACCTTGACAGTGTGTACAAGGTaaagtgtcagtgttttgttgcATTGTCTTACTTTAAGTGAggaaacactgtaaataaatacataaataaaattataaacaCAGTTATTATCTCCCAACACCTATAAAGTCACCttgattaaatataatatataattgtaacatatatttatattatatagattataatataatataatataatataatataatataatataatataatataatataatataatatgtgtaTGGTGTAAGGGTTACCCTAACAAACATGGAGAACAAAGAATAAACTACTGCTGCTCTGAAATAGATTCTCCAGTTATATAACTGCAGCTGAGAGCGTGTCACATGACCACAGCGACGTTATGTCACTGGACAGAAGCAGGACACAGTTGTTCTGatgtaccacacacacatgttcacatgttCTCCAGAGAGAGTTCCCTTGGCAGAGAACCTCACTTTGTCATCATGGTTTATTAACACCAGCTCCATCaccaaaagaa
This sequence is a window from Mugil cephalus isolate CIBA_MC_2020 chromosome 9, CIBA_Mcephalus_1.1, whole genome shotgun sequence. Protein-coding genes within it:
- the atp1b3b gene encoding sodium/potassium-transporting ATPase subunit beta-3b, with translation MLSSQGQREENDVATGGMKSEEKEQTNAEKEEGKMGGKKKEKEDSYNFIYNPRTGEFLGRTASSWGLILLFYFFFYGFLAGMFSLTMWAMLQSLNENVPRYQDRVANPGLVIRPHAAEISFNRSDQTNYKLYIQQLHNLLQHYNDSIQKRNDLCLVDEYTEQDDEPIKKVCQFKRSILRQCSGLMDSSFGYKDGKPCIIVKMNRVIGLKPRGDPYINCTVKRDTPLQMQYFPSKGRLDKMFFPYYGRKAHPDYVQPLVAVKVMLTKEDYNIEQMVECKLEGSNLHNNDDRDKFLGRVTFRIKVSE